From the Roseibium salinum genome, one window contains:
- the nuoF gene encoding NADH-quinone oxidoreductase subunit NuoF translates to MLKDQDRIFTNIYGLHDWGLKGAQKRGQWDNTKGLLDKGRDWIIQEMKDSGLRGRGGAGFPTGLKWSFMPKESDGRPAYLVVNADESEPGTCKDREILRHDPHTLVEGCLVAGFAMGAIAAYIYVRGEFIRERERLQAAIDEAYDAGLIGKNNKNGYDFDIYVHHGAGAYICGEETALLESLEGKKGQPRLKPPFPANVGLYGCPTTVNNVESIAVAPTILRRGAAWFSALGRPNNTGTKLFCVSGHVNQPATFEEELGIPFDDMIEKHCGGIRGGWDNLLTVIPGGSSVPCLTAEQIKEAPMDFDTLRGMGSGLGTAAVIVMDKSTDVIKAIARLAYFYKHESCGQCTPCREGTGWMWRVMERMVKGESSYEEIDMLFNVTKQIEGHTICALGDAAAWPIQGLIRNFRPVIEQRIDDYVTKSKAPSTMVAAE, encoded by the coding sequence ATGCTGAAGGATCAGGATCGGATCTTCACCAATATCTACGGTCTGCATGATTGGGGCCTCAAGGGCGCGCAAAAGCGTGGCCAGTGGGACAACACCAAGGGTCTGCTCGACAAGGGGCGCGACTGGATCATTCAGGAAATGAAGGATTCCGGACTGCGCGGCCGTGGCGGCGCGGGTTTCCCGACCGGCCTGAAATGGTCGTTCATGCCCAAGGAATCCGATGGCCGGCCGGCCTATCTCGTCGTCAATGCCGACGAATCGGAGCCGGGCACGTGCAAGGACCGCGAAATCCTGCGCCACGATCCGCACACGCTGGTCGAAGGGTGTCTGGTCGCCGGTTTCGCGATGGGGGCGATTGCAGCTTACATCTATGTGCGCGGCGAGTTCATCCGCGAGCGGGAGCGCCTGCAGGCCGCCATCGACGAGGCGTATGATGCCGGTCTGATCGGCAAGAACAACAAGAACGGCTACGATTTCGACATCTACGTTCACCACGGCGCCGGCGCCTATATCTGCGGTGAGGAAACCGCACTGCTGGAGAGCCTGGAAGGCAAGAAGGGTCAGCCGCGGCTGAAACCGCCGTTCCCGGCCAATGTCGGCCTCTATGGCTGCCCGACCACGGTGAACAACGTCGAATCCATCGCAGTGGCGCCGACCATCCTGCGCCGCGGCGCGGCCTGGTTTTCCGCACTCGGCCGGCCGAACAACACCGGTACGAAGCTTTTCTGCGTCTCCGGCCACGTCAATCAGCCGGCGACCTTCGAGGAAGAGCTGGGCATTCCGTTCGACGACATGATCGAGAAACACTGCGGCGGTATCCGCGGCGGCTGGGACAATCTTTTGACGGTAATCCCGGGCGGCTCCTCCGTTCCGTGCCTGACGGCGGAGCAGATCAAGGAAGCGCCGATGGATTTCGACACGCTGCGCGGCATGGGCTCCGGCCTCGGCACGGCGGCGGTGATCGTCATGGACAAGTCCACCGACGTCATCAAGGCGATCGCGCGGCTGGCTTACTTCTACAAGCACGAAAGCTGCGGCCAGTGCACGCCGTGCCGCGAGGGCACCGGCTGGATGTGGCGCGTCATGGAACGCATGGTCAAGGGCGAATCCTCCTATGAGGAAATCGACATGCTGTTCAACGTGACCAAGCAGATTGAAGGCCACACGATTTGTGCGCTCGGGGATGCGGCCGCCTGGCCGATCCAGGGCTTGATCAGGAATTTCCGGCCGGTCATCGAGCAACGCATCGATGACTATGTCACCAAGTCGAAGGCACCTTCGACCATGGTGGCGGCTGAGTGA
- a CDS encoding GFA family protein, translating to MNERLSGSCLCGAVKFTAVPEKTEMGVCHCAMCRRWTGGTFMAVGCGKSVEVDGEDALGVYKSSNYGERVFCSRCGSTLFWRMADGSHTSVSAQAFDDPSIFKFTSEIFVDEQPANYAFANDTSKMTGPEVFAYFAQQQDPEHG from the coding sequence ATGAACGAACGGCTTTCAGGCAGCTGTCTTTGCGGTGCGGTGAAATTCACGGCAGTGCCGGAGAAGACCGAAATGGGCGTCTGCCACTGTGCCATGTGCCGGCGCTGGACCGGCGGCACCTTCATGGCGGTCGGCTGTGGCAAAAGCGTCGAAGTCGACGGAGAAGATGCCCTGGGCGTTTACAAGTCCTCAAATTACGGCGAGCGCGTCTTCTGCAGCAGGTGCGGATCGACCCTGTTCTGGCGTATGGCCGACGGATCCCACACCAGCGTTTCCGCCCAGGCCTTCGACGACCCGTCCATCTTCAAGTTCACCTCGGAAATATTCGTCGACGAACAGCCGGCCAATTACGCATTTGCCAATGACACGAGCAAAATGACCGGCCCGGAAGTCTTTGCCTATTTCGCACAACAGCAGGATCCTGAACATGGCTGA
- a CDS encoding NADH-quinone oxidoreductase subunit J, producing the protein MILEALFFYLFAGVTVASAFMVIASRNPVASVLFLILAFVNSAGLFILLGAEFLALILIVVYVGAVAVLFLFVVMMLDVDFAELRQGFLQYMPIGALIGLILLVEILMGLGAWVIAPEMLGQGAEPTPALSTMSNVQALGSVLYTKYIYFFQVAGLVLLVAMIGAIVLTLRHKPNVKRQDIPTQIARSRETSIEVRKVETGKGI; encoded by the coding sequence ATGATCCTGGAAGCCCTCTTTTTCTACCTGTTCGCGGGCGTCACGGTGGCGTCCGCCTTCATGGTGATCGCGTCGCGCAATCCGGTGGCGTCGGTTCTGTTCCTGATCCTGGCCTTTGTGAACTCCGCCGGCTTGTTCATTCTCCTGGGGGCGGAATTCCTGGCACTGATTCTGATCGTGGTCTATGTCGGCGCGGTGGCGGTGCTGTTCCTGTTCGTCGTCATGATGCTGGACGTCGATTTCGCGGAGCTTCGGCAGGGCTTCCTGCAGTATATGCCGATCGGTGCCCTGATCGGGCTCATTCTGCTGGTCGAAATCCTGATGGGTCTTGGAGCCTGGGTCATCGCGCCGGAAATGCTGGGGCAAGGTGCTGAGCCGACGCCGGCGCTCAGCACGATGAGCAACGTCCAGGCGCTCGGGTCCGTCCTTTATACGAAATACATCTACTTCTTCCAGGTCGCCGGCCTGGTGTTGCTGGTGGCGATGATCGGGGCGATCGTCCTGACGCTGCGCCACAAGCCGAATGTCAAACGTCAAGACATTCCGACCCAGATTGCGCGGTCACGCGAAACTTCGATCGAGGTCCGGAAGGTGGAGACGGGCAAGGGTATCTGA
- a CDS encoding NADH-quinone oxidoreductase subunit E: MAVRRLAAEQPESFEFTERNLAWAKKVIDRYPAGRQASAVIPLLWRAQEQNEGWVSEPAIRYVADLLDMPNIRVLEVATFYTMFQLQPVGKKAHIQVCGTTPCQLRGSEDLIKICKSRIAQHMHEISEDGNFSWEEVECLGACVNAPMVQIFKDTYEDLTEESFNQLIDDIAAGKEVTPGPQNGRRFAMAEGGQTTLTEIDDNTKGETPVPQVVDGAENASHSFAGAAINAGGHDFNGVPTPAEDAVEKVRVAFGARAAKAPAVAPAPKKAEAESEKKPAAAKKKASKPDAGTPSKASAPTAGEPQSGADEKEPELLKKARGGNPDNLKMLKGVGPKLEATLNELGIFHFDQVASWGPQEITWVDSRLKFKGRIERDGWIEQAKTLASGGETEFSKRVEAGDVASSKSEE; the protein is encoded by the coding sequence ATGGCAGTTCGCCGACTTGCCGCGGAACAACCAGAAAGCTTCGAGTTCACCGAGCGCAATCTCGCGTGGGCGAAGAAAGTGATAGACCGCTATCCGGCAGGCCGTCAGGCCTCCGCGGTCATTCCGCTCTTGTGGCGTGCCCAGGAGCAGAACGAAGGCTGGGTAAGCGAGCCGGCTATCCGCTACGTCGCGGACCTGCTCGACATGCCGAATATCCGCGTGCTGGAAGTGGCGACCTTCTACACGATGTTCCAGCTGCAGCCGGTCGGCAAGAAGGCGCATATCCAGGTATGCGGGACCACGCCGTGCCAGCTTCGCGGTTCTGAAGATCTGATCAAGATCTGCAAGTCGCGCATCGCCCAGCACATGCACGAGATTTCGGAAGACGGAAACTTCTCCTGGGAAGAGGTCGAATGCCTGGGCGCCTGTGTGAACGCGCCCATGGTGCAGATCTTCAAGGACACCTACGAAGACCTGACCGAAGAAAGCTTCAATCAGCTGATCGACGATATTGCCGCGGGCAAGGAAGTCACGCCCGGTCCGCAGAACGGCCGCCGTTTTGCGATGGCCGAAGGCGGACAGACGACGCTGACCGAAATTGATGACAACACCAAGGGCGAAACGCCCGTCCCACAGGTCGTCGACGGTGCCGAGAATGCGTCGCACAGCTTCGCCGGAGCCGCGATTAACGCGGGCGGCCACGATTTCAATGGTGTGCCGACCCCGGCTGAAGATGCCGTCGAGAAGGTGAGAGTGGCGTTTGGCGCAAGGGCGGCCAAGGCGCCAGCGGTCGCACCGGCCCCCAAGAAGGCCGAAGCCGAATCTGAGAAGAAGCCCGCCGCAGCAAAGAAAAAGGCGTCGAAGCCGGATGCCGGCACCCCGTCCAAGGCCAGTGCGCCCACGGCCGGTGAACCTCAGTCCGGCGCGGACGAAAAAGAGCCGGAGCTTCTGAAGAAAGCCCGCGGCGGAAATCCGGACAATTTGAAAATGCTCAAGGGCGTGGGTCCGAAGCTCGAAGCCACCTTGAACGAGCTCGGCATATTCCACTTCGACCAGGTGGCGAGCTGGGGACCGCAGGAAATCACCTGGGTCGACAGCCGCTTGAAATTCAAGGGCAGGATCGAGCGTGACGGCTGGATCGAGCAGGCAAAGACCCTCGCTTCCGGCGGGGAAACGGAATTTTCCAAGCGCGTGGAAGCCGGCGATGTGGCCTCCAGCAAGAGCGAAGAGTAG
- the nuoI gene encoding NADH-quinone oxidoreductase subunit NuoI gives MGLSQAVKSLFLQEFVSAFFLAMRYFFKPKPTINYPFEKGPVSPRFRGEHALRRYPNGEERCIACKLCEAICPAQAITIEAGPRRNDGTRRTTRYDIDMVKCIYCGFCQEACPVDAIVEGPNFEFATETREELYYDKDKLLANGDRWEREIARNIEMDAPYR, from the coding sequence ATGGGACTTAGTCAAGCCGTCAAATCGCTGTTTCTGCAGGAGTTCGTTTCGGCATTCTTTCTGGCGATGCGTTACTTCTTCAAGCCGAAGCCGACGATCAACTATCCGTTTGAAAAGGGCCCGGTAAGCCCGCGTTTCCGGGGCGAACACGCGCTGCGCCGCTATCCGAACGGTGAAGAACGCTGCATCGCCTGCAAGCTGTGCGAAGCCATCTGCCCGGCGCAGGCGATCACGATCGAGGCCGGTCCGCGCCGCAACGACGGCACCCGCCGCACCACGCGCTACGACATCGACATGGTCAAATGCATCTATTGCGGCTTCTGCCAGGAGGCCTGCCCGGTGGATGCGATCGTTGAAGGGCCGAACTTCGAATTCGCCACGGAAACCCGTGAAGAGCTCTACTACGACAAGGACAAGCTGCTCGCCAACGGCGACCGGTGGGAGCGTGAAATCGCCCGCAACATTGAAATGGACGCTCCTTACCGCTAG
- a CDS encoding NADH-quinone oxidoreductase subunit D, which yields MAEAQVRNFNINFGPQHPAAHGVLRLVLELDGEVVTRVDPHIGLLHRGTEKLIEQKTYLQAIPYFDRLDYVAPMNQEHAFALGIERLLGIEVPKRGQLIRVLYSEIGRLLSHLLNVTTQAMDVGALTPPLWGFEPREELMVFYERASGSRMHAAFVRPGGVHQDLPRDLLDDIWDFCDPFLHTLDDIEGLLTENRIFKQRNVDIGVVDLDDAWAWGFSGVMVRGSGAAWDLRKSQPYECYSELDFDIPIGKNGDCYDRYLLRMEEMRQSVRIMKQCLEKLTVETGPVSSAQGKVVPPKRGEMKRSMEALIHHFKLYTEGYHVPAGEVYAAVEAPKGEFGVYLVSDGTNKPYRCKIKAPGFAHLQAMDFLCRGHLLADVSAVLGSLDIVFGEVDR from the coding sequence ATGGCTGAGGCTCAGGTTCGCAATTTCAACATCAACTTCGGTCCGCAGCATCCGGCTGCGCACGGCGTGCTGCGCCTAGTTCTGGAACTGGACGGCGAAGTCGTTACCCGTGTCGACCCGCATATCGGCCTTCTGCATCGCGGCACGGAAAAGCTGATCGAACAGAAGACCTACCTGCAGGCCATTCCCTATTTCGACCGCCTCGACTACGTGGCGCCGATGAACCAGGAACACGCATTCGCCCTGGGGATCGAGCGCCTGCTCGGCATCGAAGTGCCCAAGCGCGGCCAGCTGATCCGGGTGCTCTATTCCGAAATCGGCCGCCTGCTGTCCCATCTTCTGAACGTGACCACCCAAGCCATGGACGTCGGCGCCCTGACGCCGCCGCTCTGGGGCTTTGAGCCGCGTGAGGAACTGATGGTGTTCTATGAGCGCGCCTCAGGGTCGCGCATGCACGCCGCTTTCGTGCGCCCGGGCGGGGTGCACCAGGACCTGCCGCGTGATCTGCTCGATGACATCTGGGATTTCTGCGATCCGTTCCTGCACACGCTCGACGACATCGAAGGCCTTCTGACCGAAAACCGCATCTTCAAGCAGCGCAACGTCGATATCGGCGTGGTCGATCTGGACGATGCCTGGGCCTGGGGCTTTTCCGGCGTGATGGTCCGCGGTTCCGGTGCCGCCTGGGACCTGCGCAAGTCGCAGCCGTATGAATGCTATTCCGAGCTCGATTTCGACATTCCGATCGGCAAGAACGGCGACTGCTATGACCGCTACCTGCTCCGCATGGAAGAAATGCGCCAGTCGGTCCGGATCATGAAGCAGTGCCTGGAAAAGCTGACGGTCGAAACCGGACCCGTGTCATCGGCCCAGGGCAAGGTCGTGCCGCCGAAGCGCGGCGAAATGAAGCGCTCGATGGAAGCGCTTATTCATCACTTCAAGCTTTATACCGAAGGATATCACGTCCCGGCCGGGGAGGTGTATGCCGCGGTCGAGGCGCCCAAGGGCGAGTTCGGCGTCTATCTGGTCTCCGACGGCACCAACAAGCCGTATCGCTGCAAGATCAAGGCGCCGGGGTTCGCTCATCTCCAGGCGATGGACTTCCTTTGCCGCGGTCACCTGCTCGCCGACGTCTCGGCTGTGCTGGGTTCCTTGGACATCGTGTTCGGCGAGGTCGACCGCTGA
- the nuoH gene encoding NADH-quinone oxidoreductase subunit NuoH, with protein MAEFMTTYGLPFLWIAFQSVLLMVVLLVIVAYILYADRKIWAAVQIRRGPNVVGPWGLLQSFADLLKFVLKEPVIPAGSNKILFLLAPLVSVLLALSAWAVIPVADGWVIANINVGVLFVFAVSSLEVYGVIIGGWASNSKYPFLSALRSAAQMVSYEVSIGFVIVTVLLCAGTLNLSGIVNAQQTGLADLLGVPWLSFLNWYWLPLFPMFVVFFISALAETNRPPFDLAEAESELVAGFMVEYGSTPYMMFMLGEYVAISLMCALMTIFFMGGWLPPFDFAPFTWVPGVVWFLLKCLLGFFMFAMVKAMVPRYRYDQLMRLGWKVFLPLSLGMVVVVAAVLMVMGWAPGAA; from the coding sequence ATGGCTGAGTTCATGACGACCTACGGCTTGCCGTTCCTCTGGATCGCGTTCCAGAGCGTTCTGCTGATGGTCGTGCTTCTGGTGATCGTCGCTTACATTCTCTACGCCGACCGCAAGATCTGGGCCGCCGTCCAGATCCGCCGCGGCCCGAACGTCGTCGGCCCCTGGGGCCTTCTGCAGAGCTTCGCCGATCTTCTGAAGTTCGTGCTGAAGGAGCCGGTGATCCCGGCCGGATCCAACAAGATCCTGTTCCTGCTGGCGCCTCTGGTGTCCGTGCTTCTTGCCCTGTCGGCATGGGCGGTGATCCCGGTCGCGGACGGCTGGGTGATTGCCAATATCAATGTCGGCGTGCTGTTCGTCTTCGCGGTGTCCTCGCTTGAAGTCTACGGCGTGATCATTGGTGGCTGGGCCTCGAACTCCAAATATCCGTTCCTTTCGGCGCTTCGCTCGGCCGCGCAGATGGTGTCCTATGAAGTCTCCATCGGCTTCGTGATCGTCACCGTGCTTCTGTGCGCCGGAACGCTGAACCTTTCCGGTATCGTCAATGCACAGCAGACCGGTCTTGCGGACCTGCTCGGCGTGCCGTGGCTGTCGTTCCTGAACTGGTACTGGCTACCGCTTTTCCCGATGTTCGTCGTGTTCTTCATCTCCGCGCTCGCAGAGACGAACCGTCCGCCGTTCGATCTGGCCGAAGCGGAGTCGGAACTGGTTGCCGGTTTCATGGTCGAATACGGCTCCACGCCGTACATGATGTTCATGCTCGGGGAATATGTCGCCATTTCCCTGATGTGCGCATTGATGACCATCTTCTTCATGGGCGGATGGCTGCCGCCGTTCGATTTCGCACCGTTCACCTGGGTGCCGGGCGTGGTCTGGTTCCTGCTCAAGTGCCTGCTTGGCTTCTTCATGTTCGCCATGGTGAAGGCAATGGTGCCGCGTTACCGCTATGACCAGCTGATGCGCCTGGGCTGGAAAGTGTTCCTGCCGCTGTCGCTGGGGATGGTCGTGGTCGTCGCTGCCGTGCTGATGGTCATGGGCTGGGCGCCGGGCGCGGCGTGA
- the nuoK gene encoding NADH-quinone oxidoreductase subunit NuoK, with protein MEIGLSHYLSVAAILFTIGIFGIFLNRKNVIVILMSIELLLLSVNINFVAFSSFLGDMMGQIFTMLVLTVAASEAAIGLAILVVFHRNRGSIAVEDINMMKG; from the coding sequence ATGGAAATCGGTCTGTCGCACTATCTGTCGGTCGCGGCGATCCTGTTCACGATCGGGATCTTCGGGATCTTTCTGAACAGGAAAAACGTGATTGTCATCTTGATGTCCATCGAACTGCTCCTGCTGTCGGTGAACATCAATTTCGTCGCCTTTTCGTCGTTCCTCGGCGACATGATGGGGCAGATCTTCACGATGCTGGTGCTTACCGTGGCCGCGTCCGAAGCGGCGATCGGCCTGGCAATCCTGGTGGTCTTCCACCGGAACCGCGGCTCGATCGCGGTTGAAGACATCAACATGATGAAAGGGTAG
- a CDS encoding NADH-quinone oxidoreductase subunit C, translating into MDETLKELAEHIELGLGESLVSWKIEYGELTLTVDATGILDVVRFLRDNSSCKFVNLTDICGVDYPARERRFEVVYHFLSPVQNQRIRVKIATDETTPVASLTPLFPGAEWFEREAYDLYGILFSGHPDLRRILTDYGFDGHPLRKDFPVTGFVEVRYDDEKKRVVYEPVRLTQEMRHFDFLSPWEGTDYVLPGDEKATTS; encoded by the coding sequence ATGGACGAGACTTTGAAGGAACTCGCTGAGCATATCGAGCTCGGCCTGGGTGAGTCCCTTGTGTCCTGGAAGATCGAATATGGTGAGCTGACGCTGACCGTGGACGCGACCGGAATTCTCGACGTGGTCCGCTTCCTGCGCGACAACAGCTCGTGCAAATTCGTCAATCTGACGGACATTTGCGGCGTCGATTATCCCGCGCGCGAAAGGCGCTTCGAAGTGGTGTACCACTTCCTGTCTCCAGTGCAGAACCAGCGCATCCGGGTCAAGATCGCGACCGACGAGACGACACCGGTCGCCTCGCTGACGCCTCTGTTTCCGGGCGCTGAATGGTTCGAGCGGGAAGCCTATGACCTGTACGGGATCCTGTTTTCCGGTCATCCGGACCTGCGCCGCATTCTCACCGACTACGGTTTCGACGGCCATCCGCTGCGCAAGGATTTCCCGGTCACCGGTTTTGTGGAAGTGCGTTACGACGACGAGAAGAAACGCGTCGTTTACGAGCCGGTCCGTCTGACCCAGGAGATGCGTCATTTCGATTTCCTCTCGCCATGGGAGGGCACGGACTACGTGCTTCCGGGCGACGAGAAGGCAACGACGAGTTAG